The Cellulophaga sp. L1A9 genome window below encodes:
- a CDS encoding transposase: MQGKKTYQEKLFNSFRLSERVPQDNFYRLLKGVLDLNFLYVQTKSYYGDSGQKSIDPVVFFKLCLVGYLENIISDRKLIQHCSMRLDILYFIDYDLDEELPWHSTISRTRQLFPESVFEEVFTKVLSMCIEKGMVSGHTQAIDSAPIKANASMDTLELKVPEEDLQAHLRKVRVFSSMDKETPHRKSKGDKSDRGQRIVTASKKELGAIQSRNKKWSTDQDQRPGSGNKGSKYTSNKTHYSPTDPDARISVKPGKARKLNYLSQLSVDTASHVITDIRAYHADGRTINNCQI, from the coding sequence ATGCAAGGCAAAAAAACATATCAAGAAAAGCTTTTTAATAGTTTTCGCTTAAGCGAACGAGTTCCTCAAGACAATTTTTATCGTTTATTAAAAGGTGTATTAGATTTAAATTTTCTCTATGTTCAAACCAAGAGTTACTATGGCGATAGCGGCCAGAAGAGTATAGATCCGGTAGTGTTTTTCAAGTTGTGTTTAGTTGGTTATTTAGAGAATATTATCAGTGACCGTAAATTAATACAGCATTGTTCTATGCGATTAGATATTCTCTATTTCATTGATTACGATTTAGACGAGGAGCTTCCTTGGCACAGTACGATAAGTAGGACTCGTCAGTTGTTTCCTGAGTCAGTATTTGAAGAAGTTTTCACTAAAGTACTTAGTATGTGTATAGAAAAGGGAATGGTGAGTGGTCATACCCAAGCTATTGATTCTGCCCCTATAAAAGCGAATGCAAGTATGGATACTTTGGAGCTTAAAGTACCTGAAGAAGATTTGCAAGCACATTTGCGAAAGGTTCGTGTGTTTAGTTCTATGGACAAAGAAACACCGCATCGTAAAAGCAAAGGCGATAAGTCAGATAGAGGTCAGCGTATCGTTACAGCGAGCAAGAAAGAACTAGGTGCTATCCAAAGCAGAAATAAGAAATGGAGTACAGATCAAGACCAACGACCAGGGTCAGGAAACAAAGGCTCGAAGTATACCAGTAATAAAACCCATTATAGTCCTACTGATCCAGATGCTCGGATTAGTGTAAAGCCTGGCAAGGCTCGGAAGCTAAATTACTTGAGTCAGTTAAGTGTGGATACGGCTAGTCATGTCATCACCGACATTCGGGCGTATCATGCTGATGGAAGGACAATCAACAATTGCCAGATATAG
- a CDS encoding integrin alpha: MILMFIKSKKSNLLLSIILIAFTFFSCNSSDNSTEEIIDDEVIDDDAMFYQAESFVKIENGLGGLDADLDAGDRFARDHDAIGDVNGDGVIDYVIGARSDDDGGVDAGAVYILFMNSDGSVSSNQKISTEEGNFDETLNAGNFFGYGVAGVGDYNDDGIPDIAVSAPTSPNNSLYIIHLDTNGKVKSYVKNENINAQGLTAIGDINNDNRIDLVACDPVSDDGGSNRGAIDILFLNDSSEVLNESTVTISSTQGNFGEGLQDGDEFGGREVAMLGDLDNDGAIEMAVGAFLSDGGKGAIWILSLDVTTLNVVSKIKITEGLNGFTETLDLEENPNGTFGAQFGHAMCAAGDIDGDGITDLVTGANQQNEGNGYILYLNEDKTVKTFDKISATEGGFDLVLGSDDRFARSISYVGDIKGDGSFAVNFGGGVGIGGTGSLYTLFFRPIN; the protein is encoded by the coding sequence ATGATATTGATGTTTATTAAATCCAAAAAAAGCAATTTACTTTTAAGTATAATTTTAATTGCATTTACTTTTTTTAGTTGCAATAGTAGCGATAATAGTACTGAAGAAATTATTGATGATGAAGTAATTGATGACGATGCAATGTTTTATCAAGCAGAAAGCTTTGTAAAGATAGAGAATGGTTTGGGAGGGCTTGATGCTGATTTGGATGCTGGAGACAGGTTTGCGAGAGACCATGATGCCATAGGTGATGTGAATGGGGATGGTGTAATAGATTATGTTATTGGCGCGCGATCAGATGATGATGGTGGGGTTGATGCCGGAGCAGTATATATTTTGTTTATGAATAGTGATGGTTCTGTATCATCTAATCAAAAAATATCCACAGAAGAAGGTAATTTTGATGAAACTTTAAATGCCGGAAATTTCTTTGGTTACGGTGTTGCTGGTGTGGGGGATTACAATGATGATGGTATTCCTGATATTGCAGTTTCCGCACCAACGAGTCCCAATAACTCATTGTATATTATTCACTTGGATACGAATGGAAAAGTAAAAAGCTATGTAAAAAATGAAAATATAAACGCTCAAGGTTTAACGGCTATCGGGGATATTAATAACGATAATCGAATTGATTTAGTAGCATGCGACCCAGTATCGGATGATGGTGGTTCAAATAGGGGCGCTATTGATATATTGTTTTTAAATGATAGTTCTGAAGTTCTTAATGAAAGTACGGTAACCATTAGTTCTACACAAGGCAATTTTGGTGAAGGATTGCAAGATGGCGATGAATTTGGAGGAAGGGAAGTTGCTATGCTTGGGGATTTAGATAATGATGGGGCTATAGAGATGGCTGTAGGGGCATTTTTGTCCGACGGTGGTAAAGGTGCAATCTGGATACTTTCATTGGATGTAACAACATTAAATGTAGTTTCTAAAATTAAAATAACAGAAGGATTAAATGGTTTTACGGAAACACTTGATTTAGAAGAGAACCCCAATGGTACTTTTGGTGCGCAGTTTGGGCATGCTATGTGCGCAGCTGGTGATATTGATGGTGATGGGATAACAGATTTAGTTACGGGAGCCAATCAGCAAAATGAAGGTAACGGGTATATCCTATATCTAAATGAAGATAAGACCGTAAAAACATTTGATAAAATTAGTGCAACGGAAGGTGGTTTTGATTTGGTTCTTGGCTCAGATGATCGTTTTGCACGTTCCATATCTTATGTAGGAGATATAAAAGGAGACGGTTCTTTTGCAGTAAATTTTGGTGGTGGTGTAGGAATTGGTGGAACAGGCTCGCTTTATACACTTTTCTTTAGACCTATTAATTAG
- a CDS encoding transposase has protein sequence MPDIVERLHKRLWQQGLFWENCVADTGYSSGENYAYLEQKGLKSFIPPHGTYKGGPDGFIYNREEDYYQCPRKDYPFTKAFNDYRTGTKKKEYRARKHVCVACPMRSSCLGKSAQEKKFSVTYYREEYERNNARVHSPQGRYMKGKRQSTVEPVFGTLTQFMGLRKINTLGLKQANKVMHLSAIAYNLKTCLPAGRST, from the coding sequence TTGCCAGATATAGTAGAACGTTTACATAAGCGTTTGTGGCAACAGGGTCTGTTTTGGGAAAATTGTGTTGCGGACACTGGCTACAGTAGTGGCGAGAACTATGCTTATTTAGAGCAAAAAGGACTTAAAAGTTTTATTCCTCCACATGGGACCTATAAAGGTGGACCGGATGGTTTTATTTATAATAGGGAAGAAGATTATTATCAGTGCCCAAGGAAAGATTATCCCTTTACCAAAGCGTTTAATGATTATAGAACGGGAACAAAGAAGAAAGAATATAGGGCACGAAAACATGTTTGTGTTGCTTGCCCAATGCGCAGTAGTTGTCTAGGGAAAAGTGCCCAAGAAAAGAAGTTTAGTGTAACGTATTACCGAGAAGAATATGAACGTAATAATGCTAGGGTACACAGTCCACAGGGCAGATACATGAAAGGCAAACGCCAAAGTACAGTTGAACCCGTATTTGGTACTTTAACGCAGTTTATGGGCTTACGGAAAATAAATACGCTAGGCTTAAAACAAGCCAATAAGGTGATGCACCTATCAGCAATAGCCTATAATCTGAAGACCTGCCTGCCGGCAGGCAGGAGTACCTGA